The Pirellulimonas nuda genome includes a region encoding these proteins:
- a CDS encoding DNA polymerase III subunit, whose protein sequence is MDENPSRLDPIVERFRRTLERGRLATTYLFIGPVGAGKLWFANLLAGRLLCQQADHQAVAACGVCQSCLLLAAGSHPDLLHVAKPADKSSLPIALLIGEKERRGREGLCHDLGLRPAISTRRVAVIEDADAMKEESANCLLKTLEEPPPRSVLLLIAENEARVLPTIRSRSQVVRFPDPASADEPAAANESPQVEEVLNAVRSGLGREPLDPVLLGRALEPLMRAGGSKADDTSSDADAPTTQSAAQASAKKKRASGRDLLRVAVDEVIRLQHAELMRLAARNEHRTPAGDAIYRRLERSMVAAEEVERNANPGTLLQAYLQDLAELA, encoded by the coding sequence ATGGACGAGAACCCCTCACGGCTCGACCCGATCGTCGAACGTTTTCGTCGTACGCTCGAACGCGGCCGGCTGGCCACCACCTACTTGTTCATCGGCCCCGTCGGCGCGGGCAAACTCTGGTTCGCCAACCTGCTCGCCGGCCGGCTGCTGTGCCAACAGGCCGACCACCAGGCCGTGGCCGCCTGCGGCGTCTGCCAGTCGTGCCTGCTGCTGGCGGCCGGCAGCCACCCCGACCTGCTCCACGTCGCCAAGCCGGCCGACAAGTCATCGCTGCCCATCGCGCTGCTGATCGGCGAGAAGGAACGGCGCGGCCGCGAAGGGCTGTGCCACGACCTCGGCCTGCGGCCCGCGATCAGCACGCGACGCGTCGCGGTGATCGAGGATGCAGACGCGATGAAGGAAGAATCCGCGAACTGCCTGCTCAAGACGCTCGAAGAGCCCCCGCCCCGGTCGGTGCTGCTGCTAATCGCCGAGAACGAGGCCCGCGTGCTGCCGACCATCCGCTCCCGCTCGCAGGTGGTGCGGTTCCCGGACCCGGCGTCTGCCGATGAGCCGGCGGCGGCGAACGAGTCTCCCCAGGTCGAGGAAGTGCTCAACGCGGTGCGCAGCGGCCTGGGCCGCGAGCCGCTAGACCCGGTGCTGCTGGGGCGCGCGCTCGAGCCGCTGATGCGGGCCGGCGGCTCGAAAGCCGACGACACCTCGTCCGATGCCGACGCGCCGACCACGCAGTCCGCCGCCCAGGCCAGCGCCAAGAAGAAGCGGGCCAGCGGCCGCGACCTGCTCCGCGTCGCCGTGGACGAGGTGATCCGCCTGCAGCACGCAGAGCTGATGCGTCTGGCCGCCCGCAACGAGCACCGCACCCCCGCGGGCGACGCCATCTACCGGCGGCTCGAGCGGTCGATGGTGGCGGCCGAGGAGGTTGAGCGGAACGCCAACCCCGGTACGCTGCTGCAGGCCTACCTGCAAGACCTAGCGGAGCTGGCCTAA
- a CDS encoding serine/threonine protein kinase — protein sequence MSEVVSAEQLAQRALDVGIVDDRQLQSVWSEFGTTNVGVSEFTQALMRKNLLTSYQLERLTKNLRTGFYYGDYRVLYCVGSGTFARVFRAVHRDTGEVFAVKVLRARHSTPRDAELFRREGQLGASLKHPNIVPIHEVVSQGGNHFMVMDFVEGRNLREFLRVRKKFEPIEAAEIVVGMTSGLHYAFQQGVTHRDLKLSNVIVSSAGVAMLLDFGLAGLEADAEDEGANPRTIDYAGLERATGVRKDDTRSDIFFVGCMFYQLLSGRPPLSETRERAQRLSKTRYQSIPPLGSVVAGVPTSIAMVVGKATEFEPGRRYQTPGEMLTDLKLAIHRIKSGTEAETGPQNAELLSREGLDAGGQPRRIMVVESDVKRQDVMRELFKRNGYRVLVTADPQRAVDRFAQDPNAADIVLFCSAAGGRATLQAFNQFGEASTTRDTPAVLLLDELHGPWAKEAATASHRRLAQMPIKLRQLRETVLMALTPSAG from the coding sequence ATGTCCGAAGTTGTCAGCGCCGAACAACTCGCCCAGCGGGCCCTCGACGTAGGGATCGTAGACGACCGCCAGTTGCAGTCGGTCTGGAGCGAGTTCGGCACCACCAACGTGGGGGTTTCGGAGTTCACCCAGGCGCTGATGCGGAAGAACCTGCTCACCAGCTACCAGCTAGAGCGGCTCACCAAGAACCTCCGCACCGGCTTCTACTACGGCGACTACCGCGTTCTGTACTGCGTCGGTTCCGGCACGTTCGCCCGGGTGTTCCGCGCCGTCCACCGCGACACGGGCGAGGTGTTCGCCGTGAAGGTGCTCCGCGCACGCCACTCAACGCCGCGTGACGCCGAGTTGTTCCGCCGCGAGGGCCAGCTCGGCGCCTCGCTCAAGCACCCCAACATCGTGCCGATCCACGAGGTGGTGTCGCAGGGGGGGAACCACTTCATGGTGATGGACTTCGTCGAGGGGCGCAACCTCCGCGAGTTCCTCCGCGTCCGCAAGAAGTTCGAGCCTATCGAGGCCGCCGAGATCGTCGTCGGCATGACCTCCGGCCTGCACTACGCGTTCCAGCAGGGGGTGACCCACCGCGACCTGAAGCTCTCGAACGTGATCGTCTCGTCCGCCGGAGTCGCGATGCTGCTGGACTTCGGCCTGGCCGGGCTGGAGGCCGACGCCGAGGACGAGGGCGCCAACCCCCGCACTATCGACTACGCCGGCCTGGAACGCGCCACGGGCGTCCGCAAGGACGACACCCGCAGCGACATCTTCTTCGTGGGCTGCATGTTCTATCAACTGCTTTCGGGCCGCCCTCCCCTGTCCGAGACCCGCGAACGCGCCCAGCGCCTCTCCAAGACCCGCTACCAGAGCATCCCCCCGCTGGGGAGCGTCGTGGCCGGCGTGCCGACGTCCATCGCCATGGTGGTCGGCAAGGCGACCGAGTTCGAGCCTGGCCGCCGGTACCAGACGCCGGGCGAGATGCTCACCGACCTGAAGCTGGCCATCCACCGCATCAAGTCCGGGACCGAGGCCGAGACGGGCCCGCAGAACGCCGAGCTGCTCAGCCGCGAAGGCCTGGACGCCGGGGGTCAGCCCCGCCGCATCATGGTGGTGGAGAGCGACGTCAAACGCCAAGACGTGATGCGGGAGCTGTTCAAGCGCAACGGCTACCGCGTGCTGGTGACCGCCGACCCCCAGCGGGCGGTCGACCGCTTTGCGCAAGACCCCAACGCGGCCGACATCGTGCTGTTCTGCAGCGCCGCCGGCGGCAGGGCGACGCTGCAGGCGTTCAATCAGTTCGGCGAAGCGAGCACCACCCGCGACACCCCCGCGGTGCTATTGCTGGACGAGCTGCACGGACCGTGGGCGAAGGAGGCCGCCACCGCCTCGCACCGGCGCCTCGCCCAGATGCCGATTAAACTCAGGCAGCTCCGCGAGACGGTGCTGATGGCCCTCACCCCCTCGGCCGGCTAA
- a CDS encoding transcriptional regulator produces MTPETQPSFPSAGPTAGAELPSDLRRLAAAIRELPSEHRHELAPLLDRVVEGATRRRRILTLVQDALSQLRLDMKYLMFDLEATRRERDAFRSKLAEWED; encoded by the coding sequence ATGACGCCCGAAACCCAACCTTCGTTCCCCTCGGCCGGCCCCACCGCTGGCGCCGAACTCCCGTCCGACCTGCGTCGGCTTGCGGCGGCCATCCGGGAACTCCCCAGTGAGCACCGCCACGAGCTGGCGCCGCTGCTGGACCGAGTGGTGGAAGGGGCGACCCGCCGGCGCCGGATCCTTACGCTGGTGCAGGATGCCCTGAGCCAGTTGCGGCTCGACATGAAGTACCTGATGTTCGATCTTGAGGCGACCCGCCGCGAGCGCGACGCTTTCCGGTCGAAGCTAGCCGAGTGGGAGGACTAA